One window of Thermocoleostomius sinensis A174 genomic DNA carries:
- a CDS encoding helix-turn-helix domain-containing protein, with the protein MQFHLLRSEWDSITVEYGQMVEIGEFDAVMPRHGIAVAFAPHDRVTWSVDGGDRKTTALPPGSIFLYASRQFVWHHREKPSDWLHITLAPEFLSQIAIENRLSADLQLEHRIIFLDPTILHIAQLLKTEVVSGGIAGKLFVESLRNVLAIHLLRHYGQALKSAPSNDKRLSPLQIQQVKDHIEKHLAEDLSLAELAAIIPMSEFHFARLFKATTGEAPYRYITSVSD; encoded by the coding sequence ATGCAGTTTCATTTGTTGCGATCAGAGTGGGACAGTATTACCGTTGAATACGGGCAAATGGTTGAAATAGGGGAATTTGACGCTGTAATGCCTCGACATGGCATTGCAGTCGCGTTTGCACCGCATGATCGCGTTACTTGGTCTGTCGATGGGGGCGATCGTAAAACAACAGCCTTACCTCCTGGGAGCATATTTTTGTATGCTTCACGGCAATTTGTCTGGCATCATCGGGAAAAGCCTAGTGATTGGTTACATATCACGCTTGCCCCTGAATTCCTGAGCCAGATTGCTATAGAAAACAGATTATCTGCCGATCTCCAATTAGAACACCGAATTATTTTTCTCGATCCAACGATTCTTCACATCGCGCAATTGCTGAAAACGGAAGTTGTTAGTGGCGGCATTGCTGGAAAACTATTTGTTGAGTCACTGCGGAACGTTTTGGCGATTCACCTTTTACGCCACTATGGACAAGCCTTAAAGTCTGCGCCCTCAAATGACAAGCGGTTAAGCCCACTACAAATCCAACAGGTGAAAGACCATATTGAAAAACATTTGGCAGAAGACTTATCACTGGCAGAATTAGCCGCAATTATCCCCATGAGCGAATTTCATTTCGCCCGATTATTCAAAGCCACAACAGGGGAAGCCCCCTATCGCTACATTACTTCAGTGTCGGATTGA
- a CDS encoding IS5 family transposase, producing MSKAYPSNLTRAQYEVLSELIPAAKPGGRPRSVDLWEVLNAMLYVLVEGCRWRSLPGDFPAWQTVYTYFRNWRLDGTWISIHDQLHQWVRIDAQRYPSPSEAIIDSQSIKSAAGVHQQVGFDGGKLITGRKRFLTVDTLGLVLRVFVSAANLGEREGGKRVLKRVKRMKKKVSRLITIWVDGGFDGAPFLMWVMDVCRWIVQVVLRPEQTKGFSLLKKRWVVERTFGWLMGCRRLVRDYELLPETSETLIYLAMIRIMVRRLA from the coding sequence ATGAGTAAAGCATATCCCAGTAACCTAACCCGCGCCCAATATGAGGTTTTGAGTGAATTAATTCCAGCAGCAAAGCCAGGTGGTCGTCCTCGCAGCGTTGACCTGTGGGAGGTGCTCAATGCCATGCTCTATGTTCTGGTTGAAGGCTGTCGTTGGCGTTCTTTACCTGGTGATTTCCCAGCCTGGCAGACGGTGTACACGTACTTCCGCAACTGGCGATTGGACGGCACCTGGATTTCCATTCATGACCAGTTGCACCAGTGGGTTCGCATCGATGCGCAACGCTATCCTAGTCCATCAGAAGCGATCATCGATAGCCAAAGCATCAAGAGTGCAGCAGGAGTTCATCAACAAGTTGGCTTTGATGGAGGCAAGCTGATTACAGGACGCAAACGATTTTTAACGGTGGATACGTTAGGACTGGTTTTGCGGGTGTTTGTGAGTGCGGCAAACCTGGGGGAACGCGAAGGGGGCAAACGTGTCCTCAAACGAGTCAAACGGATGAAGAAAAAGGTTTCACGCTTAATCACCATTTGGGTAGACGGCGGGTTCGATGGCGCCCCTTTTCTGATGTGGGTGATGGATGTTTGTCGTTGGATTGTGCAAGTTGTACTGCGACCTGAGCAAACCAAAGGCTTTAGCTTGCTCAAAAAGAGGTGGGTGGTAGAACGAACTTTTGGTTGGCTAATGGGATGCAGACGGTTGGTCAGAGACTATGAATTATTACCAGAGACATCAGAAACCTTGATCTACCTTGCCATGATTCGGATTATGGTGAGGCGGTTGGCATAA
- a CDS encoding type II toxin-antitoxin system HicB family antitoxin, translating to MSRYSMVIQWSDEDQLFLITIPEFSDLVVMPCTHGETREEALHNGEEVIKMYLEAWKAEGEPIPEPRTLQVA from the coding sequence ATGAGTCGATACAGCATGGTTATTCAATGGTCTGATGAAGATCAACTTTTCCTGATCACCATCCCAGAGTTTTCCGATTTAGTTGTAATGCCCTGCACTCACGGTGAAACTCGTGAGGAAGCACTTCATAATGGTGAAGAAGTAATTAAAATGTACTTGGAAGCCTGGAAAGCAGAGGGTGAACCTATCCCTGAACCCAGAACACTTCAAGTTGCTTGA
- the gap gene encoding type I glyceraldehyde-3-phosphate dehydrogenase: MMPVKVGINGFGRIGRLVFRIGAKNPNIEFVGINDLVPSDNLAYLLKYDSTHGTYQGTIEAKDEGIVVDGKLVPCTAIRNPEELPWGKLGADYVVESTGLFTTHEGASKHLQAGAKRVVISAPTKDPDQVPTFVIGVNHQLFDPAKDTIVSNASCTTNCLAPVAKVLDETFGLAEGLMTTVHSMTATQPTVDGPSKKDWRGGRGAAQNIIPSSTGAAKAVALVLPQLKGKLTGMAFRVGTPDVSVVDLTFKTAKSTSYQEICEAMKVAAEGELAGILGYTDEEVVSMDFRTDPRSSIFDAKAGIELNSNFFKVVSWYDNEWGYSCRVIDLILAMAGKEGLL, from the coding sequence ATTATGCCCGTTAAAGTGGGTATCAACGGCTTTGGTCGCATCGGACGACTCGTGTTCCGCATCGGAGCCAAAAATCCGAACATCGAGTTTGTTGGCATTAACGACCTGGTTCCATCTGATAATTTGGCTTATCTACTCAAATACGATTCAACGCATGGTACGTATCAAGGCACGATCGAAGCTAAGGATGAAGGGATTGTAGTCGATGGAAAGCTCGTACCCTGCACCGCCATTCGTAATCCGGAAGAATTGCCCTGGGGCAAGCTCGGAGCCGATTATGTTGTTGAATCGACTGGACTGTTCACCACCCATGAAGGCGCGTCGAAACATTTGCAAGCAGGCGCGAAGCGGGTGGTGATCTCGGCTCCTACGAAAGACCCAGATCAAGTCCCTACCTTTGTAATTGGCGTCAATCATCAGTTGTTTGATCCAGCCAAAGATACGATCGTCTCCAACGCCAGTTGTACGACCAATTGCTTAGCCCCGGTGGCCAAAGTGCTGGATGAAACCTTTGGTTTAGCAGAAGGGTTGATGACCACGGTTCACTCTATGACTGCCACACAGCCCACCGTAGACGGCCCCAGTAAAAAAGACTGGCGTGGTGGACGTGGAGCAGCACAAAATATTATTCCGTCTTCCACTGGAGCCGCTAAAGCCGTAGCGCTGGTGTTGCCGCAACTGAAAGGCAAACTGACAGGAATGGCGTTCCGCGTTGGCACACCTGATGTATCTGTGGTGGATTTAACCTTCAAAACAGCAAAATCCACTAGCTATCAGGAGATTTGCGAAGCCATGAAAGTGGCCGCAGAAGGAGAACTAGCTGGCATTCTTGGCTATACCGATGAAGAAGTGGTATCGATGGATTTTCGTACCGATCCCCGCTCTAGCATCTTTGACGCTAAGGCTGGCATTGAGCTAAACTCCAATTTCTTTAAGGTGGTGTCCTGGTACGACAACGAGTGGGGCTATTCGTGCCGCGTCATTGACCTGATCTTGGCAATGGCTGGAAAAGAAGGGCTGTTGTAG
- a CDS encoding helix-turn-helix domain-containing protein: MSVTQLSVAEVAYRVGFANQSHFTSQFRKWVGATPKQYRESAS; encoded by the coding sequence TTGTCAGTGACGCAACTTTCTGTTGCTGAAGTTGCTTACCGGGTTGGTTTTGCCAATCAAAGCCACTTTACATCGCAGTTCCGCAAATGGGTAGGGGCAACCCCAAAACAGTACCGGGAGAGTGCGTCTTAA
- a CDS encoding DUF3800 domain-containing protein, producing MINFEISDIRKMTKMLAPTADFDSSFTFYYDETNNIRKFYVREVDFNSSFNSNFVLGGLVYEGTQPKIKSLFDGFNLQNNIKEVKLKHIAKGNFLDCLKSEELNCFLTYLLDSDLYIHYSSLNILYWSIVDIVDSAIANSEVAMQLGLDFSNYLKNDLYKLAKLEIESVIELFYNSEYPNLKKEAVLEFIEKLTSIFDEYIDTAEFHFGLESLRQILKQAGKKDSLPLVMDEENYILIEDFSQFYLRPIYLFENSNHIFDNEVAISEILANHRIINDNKEIKNYSFVDSQSNLFVQVSDIFVGLIGKLANYINTNSAEKIIDDLNSLSDKQLNNINSLIDLLNKSHSRNIAFLHSIDSYEELTKMNLIREIRDKNHA from the coding sequence ATGATAAACTTTGAAATTAGCGATATTAGAAAAATGACAAAGATGCTTGCACCGACAGCAGACTTTGATAGTTCTTTTACTTTTTATTACGACGAAACAAATAATATTAGGAAATTCTATGTAAGAGAAGTAGACTTTAATTCCTCTTTTAATTCAAACTTTGTTTTAGGTGGTTTGGTTTATGAAGGAACACAACCCAAGATCAAATCCTTATTTGATGGGTTTAACTTACAAAATAATATTAAAGAAGTAAAACTTAAGCATATTGCTAAGGGTAACTTTCTTGACTGTTTGAAATCTGAAGAACTGAATTGCTTCTTAACATACCTCCTAGACAGTGATTTGTACATCCATTATTCAAGTCTAAACATCCTTTACTGGTCTATTGTCGATATTGTTGATTCTGCAATTGCGAACTCAGAAGTAGCAATGCAATTGGGACTAGATTTCTCAAATTATCTCAAGAATGACCTGTACAAACTTGCGAAGCTCGAAATTGAATCGGTAATCGAATTATTTTATAACTCCGAGTATCCGAACCTTAAAAAAGAAGCAGTTTTAGAATTCATTGAAAAATTAACTTCAATATTTGACGAATATATCGATACAGCAGAATTCCATTTTGGATTGGAATCCCTTAGGCAAATACTCAAACAGGCAGGGAAAAAAGATTCACTTCCGCTCGTGATGGATGAAGAGAACTATATTCTGATAGAGGACTTTTCGCAATTTTATTTAAGACCTATATATTTGTTTGAAAATTCAAATCACATTTTCGACAATGAAGTAGCTATTTCGGAAATCCTTGCCAATCACAGGATCATTAATGACAACAAAGAGATCAAAAATTATTCTTTTGTTGATTCACAAAGTAACTTGTTTGTTCAAGTTTCAGATATTTTTGTTGGTTTAATAGGTAAACTCGCTAATTACATCAATACTAATTCAGCAGAGAAAATAATAGATGACTTAAATTCATTATCTGATAAGCAACTGAATAACATTAATTCACTTATAGACCTGCTCAACAAATCTCATAGCAGAAATATCGCTTTTTTGCATTCGATTGACAGTTATGAAGAGTTAACAAAAATGAATTTAATACGTGAAATCAGAGATAAAAACCACGCATAA
- a CDS encoding Rossmann-fold NAD(P)-binding domain-containing protein encodes MSEAILCGESNSKKYSLGFISHSLSNRERRVPIWWEHLTFDKLNHPLIKDYIFEENFGFSAFREPADIHLTRLGCKVADRLSVLNLSDIVISLKPKDEWRYMKPESTLIGWFNHLESSPQRSSAIRLLSFEDINIIVEGRLQKLLYNNAYVAGECGVAQTLEILREIAPLSPAVLSRKRLAVVLGYGNLGQGAVAELIRQGIEQIIVFTQRQPITIENKFAGVDYRQMICGSGNTYAYDSKGSTSSLITEILCDADIIVNAALPSSNQSSCTFIPWNDFNQLKRDMVYIDPVHTVGHGASFAQATQLAEPVKQICQLNHSIWYNGCNAMPSYRPAHASFVISQAITTYLDELLSAVENVNKVLL; translated from the coding sequence ATGTCAGAAGCAATTTTGTGTGGAGAGTCTAATTCAAAGAAGTATTCTTTAGGATTTATCAGTCATTCTCTGTCAAATAGAGAAAGGCGAGTACCAATTTGGTGGGAACATTTAACCTTCGATAAACTAAATCATCCTTTAATTAAAGATTACATTTTTGAGGAGAATTTTGGATTTTCTGCTTTTCGAGAGCCTGCAGATATTCACTTAACTCGCTTAGGTTGTAAAGTAGCTGATCGGTTAAGTGTGCTGAATTTAAGTGATATTGTTATTTCGCTTAAGCCAAAAGATGAGTGGAGGTATATGAAGCCAGAGAGTACACTCATCGGCTGGTTTAATCATCTTGAATCTTCTCCTCAGCGTTCCTCAGCAATTCGATTATTGAGTTTTGAAGATATTAACATTATTGTCGAAGGACGACTGCAAAAATTACTCTACAACAATGCTTATGTTGCAGGTGAATGCGGGGTTGCTCAGACTTTAGAAATATTAAGGGAAATTGCCCCTCTTTCGCCTGCCGTCCTTTCTAGAAAAAGACTAGCTGTAGTTTTAGGCTATGGAAATCTTGGGCAAGGTGCAGTAGCAGAGCTAATAAGACAAGGTATTGAGCAAATCATTGTTTTTACACAACGTCAACCTATTACAATTGAGAACAAGTTTGCAGGCGTTGATTATAGGCAAATGATATGTGGCTCAGGTAATACTTATGCCTATGACTCTAAGGGTTCAACCTCTTCTTTAATTACAGAGATCCTTTGTGATGCAGATATCATTGTTAATGCTGCTCTTCCATCATCTAACCAATCAAGTTGTACCTTCATACCTTGGAATGATTTCAACCAACTAAAGCGTGACATGGTATATATCGATCCTGTTCACACAGTTGGGCACGGTGCCAGTTTTGCCCAAGCTACTCAACTCGCAGAACCTGTGAAGCAGATTTGTCAGCTTAATCACTCTATTTGGTATAACGGTTGTAATGCCATGCCAAGTTATCGACCTGCCCATGCGTCATTCGTTATTTCGCAAGCCATCACAACTTATCTAGATGAATTATTAAGTGCAGTTGAAAATGTCAATAAGGTGTTGCTGTGA
- a CDS encoding alpha/beta hydrolase, with the protein MKFIQALVSLTALSLVLVNNVSPQASASTPNPSNVQGEAIVVETALQPGENRITFRSEGEEMAGILYLPATYRNGDKLPAVVVTGSWTTVKEQMAGLYARKLAEQGYAALAFDFRYFGESGGNPRNYESPVAKIRDIQNAVTYLQTVDAVDAQRIGGLGICASAGYMAVAVSQDSRIQSFVAIAPWLHDSSLVEVIYGGASGVAARVEAGRAARRNFEQTGTVEYVPAISTTDENAAMFGEFDYYLNPERGAIAQWGNQFAVMSWVEWLTFSAMPQASQINVPTLFVHSREAAIPAGAEQFFANVSAPKNFVWLPGTQFDFYDQEPTVNQAVQAAVSHLNHSL; encoded by the coding sequence ATGAAATTCATTCAGGCTCTTGTGTCACTGACTGCGTTATCGCTGGTGCTGGTTAACAATGTATCTCCTCAAGCCTCTGCATCAACACCTAATCCCTCAAATGTTCAAGGAGAAGCGATCGTGGTAGAAACTGCTTTACAACCTGGTGAGAACCGGATTACGTTCCGAAGCGAAGGAGAGGAGATGGCTGGGATTCTTTACCTTCCTGCTACATACAGAAATGGAGATAAACTACCTGCCGTCGTTGTTACAGGTTCCTGGACAACGGTAAAAGAACAGATGGCAGGACTCTACGCCCGTAAACTTGCAGAACAAGGTTATGCCGCCCTTGCCTTCGACTTTCGCTATTTTGGTGAGAGTGGCGGGAATCCCCGCAACTACGAGTCTCCTGTTGCCAAAATTAGAGATATTCAAAATGCTGTCACTTACCTGCAAACGGTAGATGCAGTAGATGCTCAACGCATTGGAGGTTTGGGCATTTGTGCTAGTGCAGGATACATGGCTGTTGCAGTGTCCCAAGACTCACGCATTCAATCATTTGTGGCGATCGCTCCTTGGCTTCATGACAGTAGTCTCGTTGAAGTCATTTATGGAGGAGCGTCTGGAGTTGCAGCGAGGGTAGAAGCTGGACGTGCTGCCAGACGCAACTTTGAGCAAACGGGAACGGTTGAGTATGTTCCTGCCATCAGCACCACCGATGAAAATGCAGCTATGTTTGGCGAATTTGACTACTATCTCAATCCAGAACGAGGGGCGATCGCCCAGTGGGGGAATCAATTTGCAGTGATGTCATGGGTAGAATGGCTAACGTTTAGCGCGATGCCTCAAGCCAGCCAGATTAACGTGCCTACTCTATTCGTTCACAGCAGAGAGGCTGCTATTCCTGCGGGTGCTGAACAATTTTTTGCCAATGTTTCCGCTCCTAAGAACTTTGTATGGCTGCCAGGAACCCAGTTTGATTTCTACGATCAAGAGCCTACCGTTAACCAGGCTGTACAGGCAGCAGTTAGCCACTTGAATCATTCTCTTTAA
- a CDS encoding nuclear transport factor 2 family protein, which produces MALNRRRLLIVSTAGIAGLLAAATSSLAQNQISSGEKPMDGIEITNVVNRIAIMSDLRDWEAVRDCFTEQVNVDYTSLAGGQPEAIAADALVERWKSVFETTFKTTQHLLGSHSITINGDTGTCVSQFQAHHIPLDSTKDPWTLGGYYSHELVRQNSQWLVSRMKMVWTWEDGQRPFA; this is translated from the coding sequence ATGGCATTGAATCGTCGTCGCCTTCTAATTGTAAGTACTGCTGGTATTGCCGGATTGCTTGCCGCAGCAACTTCTTCACTTGCTCAAAATCAGATATCTTCAGGAGAAAAGCCAATGGACGGCATAGAAATCACAAACGTAGTGAACCGCATTGCTATCATGTCAGACCTACGGGACTGGGAAGCAGTACGGGATTGTTTCACTGAACAGGTAAACGTTGACTACACCTCATTAGCAGGCGGACAACCCGAAGCGATCGCGGCTGATGCCCTTGTAGAGCGTTGGAAATCGGTTTTTGAAACTACGTTCAAAACGACGCAACATCTGCTTGGTAGCCACTCCATCACAATCAATGGAGACACAGGAACTTGTGTCTCCCAATTTCAGGCACATCACATTCCCCTTGATTCCACCAAAGACCCTTGGACACTGGGCGGTTACTATAGTCATGAACTTGTGCGTCAGAATAGTCAGTGGTTGGTGAGCAGAATGAAAATGGTTTGGACCTGGGAGGATGGTCAACGACCATTCGCGTGA
- a CDS encoding phage integrase N-terminal SAM-like domain-containing protein yields the protein MPNQVAIITLIEVFIWILFCIIRPLKGICRSLQQIFMVSRQARDVAFSTQVLLSSTRLAMASRPRKLLDQVCDTIRLKHYSYRTEQSYVAWIRRYSLFHICMKVGYRKR from the coding sequence ATGCCGAATCAAGTCGCGATAATTACCCTGATAGAGGTGTTTATCTGGATCTTGTTCTGCATAATACGCCCATTGAAGGGGATATGCCGATCGCTTCAGCAAATCTTCATGGTCAGTAGGCAGGCAAGAGATGTAGCATTTAGCACACAAGTGCTACTGTCATCTACCCGCCTCGCGATGGCATCCCGACCCAGAAAGCTGCTTGACCAAGTTTGCGATACGATTCGTCTGAAACATTATTCCTATCGAACCGAGCAAAGTTATGTTGCCTGGATTCGCCGGTACAGTCTCTTCCATATCTGCATGAAAGTGGGGTACAGAAAACGCTAA
- a CDS encoding type II toxin-antitoxin system HicA family toxin, with translation MPRKIRELKAQISREGFVYLLKRGKGSHERWRHSLLKKTLTISGKDGDDVPRYLEK, from the coding sequence ATGCCCAGGAAGATTCGAGAATTGAAAGCCCAGATTTCACGTGAAGGATTTGTTTATTTACTCAAACGCGGCAAGGGCAGCCACGAGCGTTGGCGGCATTCGTTGCTTAAGAAAACACTGACAATTTCGGGCAAGGATGGAGATGATGTGCCACGCTACTTAGAAAAATAA
- a CDS encoding tyrosine-type recombinase/integrase produces the protein MRYDSSETLFLSNRAKLCCLDSPVQSLPYLHESGVQKTLKQAVRVAGIAKRVGCHTFRHSFATHLLEDGYDIRTVQELLGHKDVKTTMIYTHVLNRGGRGVCSPLDA, from the coding sequence TTGCGATACGATTCGTCTGAAACATTATTCCTATCGAACCGAGCAAAGTTATGTTGCCTGGATTCGCCGGTACAGTCTCTTCCATATCTGCATGAAAGTGGGGTACAGAAAACGCTAAAGCAAGCGGTTCGTGTAGCGGGCATTGCGAAGCGAGTTGGGTGCCATACCTTTCGCCATAGTTTTGCCACCCACTTGCTGGAAGATGGCTACGACATCCGCACGGTACAAGAGTTGCTGGGGCACAAAGATGTGAAGACCACGATGATTTATACCCACGTGTTGAATCGAGGTGGCAGGGGTGTTTGCAGTCCCCTGGATGCGTGA
- a CDS encoding phospholipase D-like domain-containing protein codes for MRLRSSTWFCLAALFLLGVLLFLGLTFLHKAPAIHSSLPRLPQDPLIEAYFNQAQTATYIDPYRRRQRSGDNLEQLIIEAINSAQASIDVAAHELNVPGIAHALKTKHQAGVRVRVIIENTYSRPLSKFSVADVNQLDERARKKYNEFVQLVDRDGNGQLSAREIAENDTLVVLQSAGVPLIDDTADGSKGSDLMHHKFVVIDNTVVIVGSANFTLSDIHGDFAAIDSRGNANHLLKITSPDLASIFTEEFNEMWGDGVGGRTDSKFGLQKSYRSPQTITLSPNSTITIQFSPTSMRQPWQQSVNGLIAKTLARADRTIDLMLFVFSEQQLSDVLQTNHQRGVRIRALVDRGFAFRDYSELLDLTGIALMNNRCRYEENNRPWNRPIATVGTPNLPDGDLLHHKVGIVDGKTVITGSQNWSDAANRGNDENLLVIENKTVAAHFEREFDRLYQNASLGVPSSVQAKIRQQQSRC; via the coding sequence GTGCGTTTACGATCATCCACTTGGTTCTGTTTGGCGGCTCTGTTTTTGCTGGGAGTATTGCTGTTTTTGGGCTTAACCTTCCTGCACAAAGCACCCGCCATTCACTCATCTCTGCCGCGGCTGCCGCAAGATCCACTGATTGAAGCGTATTTTAATCAGGCGCAAACAGCTACTTATATTGATCCCTATCGGCGGCGCCAGCGATCGGGCGATAATCTAGAGCAACTGATCATTGAAGCAATCAATTCAGCACAAGCATCGATTGATGTAGCTGCTCACGAATTGAATGTACCTGGCATTGCTCACGCCCTCAAAACTAAGCATCAAGCAGGTGTTAGAGTGCGGGTAATTATAGAGAATACCTACAGTCGTCCGCTTAGCAAGTTCAGTGTCGCCGATGTTAACCAGTTAGATGAACGTGCCCGTAAAAAGTACAACGAATTTGTGCAATTAGTCGATCGTGATGGCAACGGACAATTGTCTGCTCGCGAAATTGCAGAGAATGACACGCTCGTGGTGCTGCAATCAGCGGGTGTGCCGTTGATTGACGATACGGCGGATGGTTCTAAAGGCAGCGATTTGATGCATCACAAATTTGTGGTAATTGACAACACAGTAGTGATTGTAGGATCAGCCAACTTCACCCTAAGCGACATTCACGGTGACTTTGCAGCCATCGACAGCCGGGGCAATGCTAATCATTTGCTGAAGATTACTAGCCCGGACTTGGCTTCAATCTTTACTGAAGAATTCAATGAAATGTGGGGCGATGGCGTCGGTGGCCGAACTGATAGCAAGTTTGGATTACAAAAGTCCTATCGTTCACCACAAACCATCACCCTGTCCCCCAACTCAACGATCACAATACAGTTTTCGCCAACTTCGATGCGACAGCCTTGGCAGCAAAGCGTCAATGGACTGATTGCCAAAACCTTAGCTCGTGCCGATCGCACCATTGATTTGATGCTATTTGTGTTTTCTGAGCAACAACTTAGCGATGTGCTGCAAACCAATCATCAGCGGGGTGTGCGAATCCGCGCCTTGGTGGATCGCGGGTTTGCCTTTCGCGATTACAGCGAATTACTAGATTTGACAGGGATAGCCCTGATGAATAACCGCTGCCGCTATGAGGAGAATAATCGTCCTTGGAACCGCCCAATCGCCACCGTAGGAACACCCAATTTACCCGATGGCGATTTATTGCATCACAAAGTTGGCATTGTAGATGGAAAAACTGTCATCACCGGATCGCAAAACTGGAGCGATGCGGCCAATCGCGGCAATGATGAGAATTTATTAGTGATTGAAAACAAAACGGTAGCAGCCCACTTTGAACGAGAGTTCGATCGACTCTATCAAAATGCAAGTCTCGGTGTGCCATCATCAGTTCAAGCAAAGATCCGACAACAACAAAGCCGCTGCTGA
- a CDS encoding ParE family toxin-like protein — protein MHYTTRKFWQYYNELPESVQRTADECYELLKVDPSHPSLHFKKLGKKYWSVRAGLSYRALGVEVENGISWFWIGTHAEYDKLIGKL, from the coding sequence ATGCACTATACAACCCGGAAGTTTTGGCAATACTACAACGAATTACCTGAAAGTGTTCAACGAACGGCGGATGAGTGTTACGAGTTGCTCAAAGTTGACCCATCTCATCCATCCTTACATTTCAAGAAGTTGGGCAAGAAGTATTGGTCAGTTCGAGCGGGATTAAGTTATCGAGCTTTGGGTGTTGAAGTCGAGAATGGTATTTCCTGGTTTTGGATTGGAACACATGCGGAATATGACAAGTTGATTGGCAAGTTATAG
- a CDS encoding ribonuclease III domain-containing protein produces MKFDIKLEEAKKAIAIPNFKHNDLLITALTDPSDLNHPEIYKTEREHLESVYRRLAFLGDALFDSVLADYPFSINEDLTKQDLDNWRQEIASKESLTEFAIDLGLPKFSSSWNNKESKAPYGRTASLG; encoded by the coding sequence ATGAAGTTTGATATCAAGCTCGAAGAAGCAAAAAAGGCAATCGCCATTCCAAACTTTAAGCACAATGATTTGCTTATAACTGCTTTGACAGATCCTTCGGATCTTAATCATCCTGAAATTTATAAAACTGAGCGAGAGCATTTAGAAAGCGTTTATCGACGATTAGCATTTTTGGGTGATGCTCTGTTCGATTCTGTGTTAGCGGACTATCCTTTCAGCATCAATGAAGATTTAACCAAGCAGGATCTTGATAATTGGAGACAAGAAATTGCATCCAAAGAGTCTTTAACTGAGTTTGCGATTGATTTGGGACTACCGAAATTCAGTTCTTCTTGGAATAATAAAGAATCAAAAGCCCCCTACGGAAGAACCGCGTCGCTGGGCTGA